A portion of the Acidimicrobiales bacterium genome contains these proteins:
- a CDS encoding DUF1800 domain-containing protein, whose amino-acid sequence MSEPMNTEISRRSMLRSLGLVGLAACGAGTLGGLVDHGLAAAQPTTTELDTSTLRRLERATFGVTPALLDEVARMGFPAWVDAQLSAPNSIETPAGIAAARGADPSERLALRPQIANGVAARFVVNAAFAPDQIRQRLVDVFADLLHVSSGQAPAVLALGDYDLLLRRHALGRYSDLLVATAKSAAMLLYLDNASSRADGDNVPNENYARELLELHTVGVDAGYDEADVVEVAHVLSGWTLDPRTGSFRFVSRRHDLGPVAQGGDVLGWQPTTTGVGAGESLLEHLARHPATGRRVAHLLARRFVGESVTADDPLVDEATALYMANDTAIAPVVGHLLTSDRFDSTATLMARRPTDLVATVLRRGDARIDPAMAGDTTTALTGLLRVMGHLPYEWPSPDGAPTASAAWTNAGAMITRWNALTTFAGATTRGLDLSWDGFGVTTAADAVEVMAGPDIQLV is encoded by the coding sequence ATGAGTGAACCGATGAACACGGAGATCAGCCGCCGGTCCATGCTGCGCTCGCTCGGCCTCGTCGGCCTGGCCGCATGCGGAGCCGGGACACTGGGTGGCCTCGTCGACCACGGGCTCGCCGCCGCCCAGCCCACAACGACGGAACTCGACACCTCCACCCTCCGTCGGTTGGAGCGGGCGACGTTCGGCGTGACGCCGGCGCTCCTCGACGAGGTGGCGCGGATGGGCTTTCCGGCCTGGGTCGACGCCCAGCTGTCCGCCCCGAACAGCATCGAGACGCCCGCGGGGATCGCCGCCGCCAGGGGCGCCGACCCCTCCGAACGCCTCGCACTCCGACCACAGATCGCCAACGGGGTCGCAGCCCGCTTCGTGGTCAACGCCGCGTTCGCCCCCGACCAGATCCGGCAACGCCTCGTCGACGTGTTCGCCGACCTGCTCCACGTCTCCTCCGGTCAGGCTCCGGCGGTCCTCGCCCTCGGCGACTACGACCTGTTGCTGCGCCGCCACGCCCTGGGCCGGTACTCGGACCTCCTCGTGGCCACCGCCAAGAGCGCCGCGATGCTGCTCTACCTCGACAACGCGAGCAGCCGGGCGGACGGGGACAACGTGCCCAACGAGAACTACGCCAGGGAGCTGCTCGAACTCCACACGGTCGGGGTCGACGCCGGCTACGACGAGGCCGACGTCGTCGAGGTCGCCCACGTCCTCTCCGGCTGGACCCTGGACCCGCGCACCGGCTCGTTCCGGTTCGTCAGCCGACGCCATGACCTCGGCCCCGTCGCCCAGGGTGGTGACGTCCTCGGATGGCAGCCGACCACCACCGGCGTCGGTGCCGGCGAATCGCTCCTGGAGCACCTAGCGCGCCACCCGGCGACGGGCCGACGTGTGGCCCACCTACTCGCACGACGCTTCGTCGGTGAATCAGTCACCGCTGACGATCCGCTCGTGGACGAGGCGACCGCGCTCTACATGGCGAACGACACCGCGATCGCACCGGTCGTCGGTCATCTGCTGACGAGTGACCGGTTCGACTCGACCGCCACACTCATGGCGAGGCGCCCCACCGATCTCGTGGCGACGGTACTGCGGCGCGGCGACGCCCGGATCGACCCCGCCATGGCGGGCGACACCACGACGGCGCTCACCGGCCTGCTGCGGGTGATGGGCCACCTGCCCTACGAGTGGCCCTCCCCCGACGGCGCACCGACCGCCTCGGCGGCCTGGACGAACGCGGGCGCGATGATCACCCGCTGGAACGCGCTGACCACCTTCGCCGGCGCCACTACACGCGGCCTCGACCTCTCCTGGGACGGCTTCGGCGTGACGACCGCCGCCGACGCGGTCGAGGTGATGGCCGGCCCCGACATCCAACTCGTCTGA
- a CDS encoding acetamidase/formamidase family protein, whose amino-acid sequence MSQPVLSAAVESLRSAGQTEAVHRLPATPDTCSWGSIDRDRPPVLTVRPGETIEIETLTHHAGDAPDLLMDEGTRAVWDGIAESDRGPGVHILTGPIAVEGAEAGDTIIVHIEATKPRLPYGSNCAANWGLLYDRMGKERITIYELAQASNGRFGSVATPMFGYDFTTRDLYDTPGCITDPDESAREPFSRQVRVPVRPHFGVIGVAPEASGVQSSVPPGVFGGNVDNWRFGTDATICYPSWVDGGNVYFGDPHFAQGDGEICGTAIEAPLTGRIRLGVAKDLKVTSPILETGYEWATHGFGETLDEAMKMAAEQMLDLLTIRGGLSLDDAYSLCSVAVDFGVTQVVDGVVGCHGLLTKSILA is encoded by the coding sequence GTGAGCCAGCCCGTCCTTTCAGCCGCCGTCGAGTCACTCCGATCCGCGGGGCAGACCGAGGCCGTCCACCGCCTCCCTGCGACACCCGACACATGCAGTTGGGGGTCCATCGACCGGGATCGTCCGCCCGTGCTGACGGTCCGGCCCGGAGAGACGATCGAGATCGAGACGTTGACGCACCACGCGGGCGACGCTCCGGACCTCCTGATGGACGAGGGCACCAGGGCCGTGTGGGACGGCATCGCCGAGTCCGATCGCGGACCGGGTGTGCACATCCTCACCGGCCCCATCGCCGTCGAGGGCGCCGAGGCCGGCGACACCATCATCGTGCACATCGAGGCGACGAAACCGAGGCTCCCCTACGGATCGAACTGCGCGGCCAACTGGGGGCTGCTCTATGACCGGATGGGAAAGGAGCGCATCACGATCTACGAACTCGCCCAGGCGTCCAACGGACGTTTCGGCTCCGTCGCGACGCCGATGTTCGGCTACGACTTCACCACGCGCGATCTCTATGACACCCCCGGCTGCATCACAGATCCCGACGAGAGCGCCCGCGAGCCGTTCTCCCGGCAGGTACGCGTCCCCGTCCGGCCCCACTTCGGGGTGATCGGCGTGGCCCCGGAGGCCTCCGGCGTGCAGAGTTCCGTGCCCCCCGGGGTGTTCGGCGGCAACGTGGACAACTGGCGCTTCGGCACCGACGCGACCATCTGCTATCCGTCCTGGGTGGACGGTGGGAACGTCTACTTCGGCGATCCGCACTTCGCTCAAGGTGACGGCGAGATCTGCGGCACGGCGATCGAGGCACCGTTGACGGGCCGCATCCGCCTCGGTGTCGCGAAGGACCTGAAGGTGACCTCGCCGATCCTCGAGACCGGCTACGAGTGGGCGACCCACGGCTTCGGGGAGACACTCGACGAGGCGATGAAGATGGCAGCCGAACAGATGCTCGACCTGCTGACCATCCGTGGTGGCCTGTCGCTGGACGACGCGTACTCGCTGTGCTCGGTGGCCGTGGACTTCGGGGTGACCCAGGTGGTCGACGGTGTCGTCGGCTGCCACGGATTGCTCACCAAATCGATCCTCGCCTGA
- a CDS encoding aquaporin translates to MSCATAGVLSALILAPGAASGAHFNPAVTLADLVFGGVDKVTAAAYYFTSSTSFANPAVTVGRMFSDTFAGIEPAGAPLS, encoded by the coding sequence ATGTCGTGTGCAACCGCCGGAGTCCTCAGCGCGCTGATCCTCGCGCCGGGTGCGGCCTCCGGTGCCCACTTCAACCCCGCCGTGACCCTGGCGGACCTCGTCTTCGGGGGCGTGGACAAGGTGACGGCCGCCGCCTACTACTTCACCTCCTCGACGAGCTTCGCGAATCCCGCCGTGACAGTCGGCCGTATGTTCTCCGACACCTTCGCCGGCATCGAACCGGCCGGGGCCCCGCTTTCGTAG
- a CDS encoding TIGR03618 family F420-dependent PPOX class oxidoreductase, giving the protein MTEPELAEFLEVSRTVHVATVNADGTPHLVPLWFALDHGEIVFHTFARSRKIVNLRRDPRLTCLVEAGETYPELRGAQISGVAELITDVSEVERHVIATMVRYDPSVAPEDAAARAPAVAAKRVAVRVGVTAVASWDHRKLA; this is encoded by the coding sequence ATGACCGAGCCCGAACTGGCCGAGTTCCTCGAGGTGTCGCGCACTGTGCACGTGGCGACGGTCAACGCCGACGGAACGCCCCATCTCGTTCCGCTCTGGTTCGCTCTCGACCACGGCGAGATCGTCTTCCACACGTTCGCCCGGTCACGCAAGATCGTGAATCTTCGTCGCGATCCCCGTCTCACGTGTCTCGTGGAGGCGGGGGAGACCTACCCGGAGCTCCGGGGCGCCCAGATCAGTGGTGTCGCCGAGTTGATCACCGACGTCTCCGAGGTCGAGCGGCACGTGATCGCCACCATGGTCCGCTACGACCCGTCAGTGGCGCCCGAGGACGCTGCGGCACGGGCACCGGCAGTCGCCGCGAAACGCGTCGCCGTGCGGGTGGGCGTCACCGCTGTCGCATCGTGGGACCACCGCAAGCTTGCCTGA
- a CDS encoding AarF/UbiB family protein: protein MTPGATNPTCADATQPPDDRTLGAYSDDPPWNVDLTSLSWRAGLTARRQQVRARVPELTRPRRVPPLRRLARVSARLGLALARWRIAEMRSSSGRAGRRRRLSREMRLACEDLGSTFIKLGQIISSGHGLFPAELVEEFSACRDAVPAERFETVRRVVEGDLGMPLEAVFIEFDREPVAAASIAQVHRAVLAESFGGPVEVVVKVQRPSIGEVVHTDIEVMAWLAERLVGRIPVAALANPPALVEVFAQSIVEELDFRLEAENMVDVASYLADTDQRAFVVPRPHPDLVTERVLVMERLSGFAFDDVARIEGAGLDTHEIIRSGMIAFLEGCLLHGIFHGDLHGGNLFVRPDGRTALLDHGITGRLTEPKRRAFLRLLLAATVSNPQGQLEALRDLGALPADTDIAAMVVDLGLDRPGVDPTTLERDELVAELNRIVGALMGYGARMPRELLLFAKNLVFLDAAIATLAPDLDLFAEIIHISGYFAENHGSRLAAEVGMRPEDYEVDLTALKGQFGVDPETEQLSYAELLERRELIRRRLG, encoded by the coding sequence ATGACGCCCGGCGCGACGAACCCGACCTGTGCGGATGCGACCCAGCCGCCCGATGATCGCACGTTGGGCGCCTATTCCGATGATCCTCCCTGGAACGTGGATCTCACGTCGCTCTCGTGGCGGGCGGGTCTGACGGCGCGGCGGCAACAGGTCAGGGCGAGGGTCCCCGAACTCACGCGTCCTCGCCGGGTGCCCCCCCTGCGCCGCCTCGCGCGGGTCTCGGCGCGTCTGGGGCTGGCGCTGGCCCGCTGGCGGATCGCGGAGATGCGGTCGTCGTCGGGCCGGGCTGGGCGTCGCAGGAGGTTGTCGCGCGAGATGCGACTCGCGTGCGAGGACCTCGGATCGACCTTCATCAAGCTCGGCCAGATCATCTCTTCGGGTCACGGGCTGTTCCCCGCGGAGCTGGTCGAGGAGTTCTCGGCATGTCGCGACGCCGTGCCCGCGGAGCGCTTCGAGACGGTGCGTCGCGTGGTCGAGGGCGATCTCGGCATGCCGCTCGAAGCGGTGTTCATCGAGTTCGACCGCGAACCGGTCGCCGCTGCATCGATCGCCCAGGTACACCGCGCTGTCCTCGCCGAGTCCTTCGGTGGCCCCGTCGAGGTGGTCGTGAAGGTCCAGCGGCCCTCCATAGGCGAGGTCGTCCATACCGACATCGAGGTGATGGCGTGGCTCGCCGAGCGGCTGGTCGGGCGGATCCCGGTGGCCGCGCTGGCGAACCCGCCCGCGCTGGTCGAGGTCTTCGCCCAGTCGATCGTGGAGGAACTCGACTTCCGCCTCGAGGCCGAGAACATGGTCGACGTGGCGAGCTACCTGGCGGATACGGACCAGCGGGCCTTCGTCGTCCCGCGCCCGCATCCGGACCTCGTGACCGAGCGCGTGCTCGTGATGGAGCGCCTGTCGGGATTCGCGTTCGACGACGTCGCTCGGATCGAGGGCGCCGGGCTGGACACCCACGAGATCATCAGGTCCGGAATGATCGCGTTCCTCGAGGGCTGCCTGCTGCACGGCATCTTCCACGGAGACCTCCACGGCGGCAACCTCTTCGTGCGTCCCGACGGGCGCACCGCCCTGCTGGACCACGGAATCACGGGTCGCCTCACCGAGCCGAAGCGCAGAGCCTTCCTGCGGCTGCTGCTCGCGGCGACGGTGTCGAACCCGCAGGGCCAGCTCGAGGCGTTGCGCGACCTCGGGGCCCTACCGGCCGACACCGACATCGCTGCGATGGTGGTGGACCTGGGTCTCGACCGCCCGGGGGTCGACCCGACGACGCTCGAACGAGACGAACTCGTCGCCGAGCTGAACAGGATCGTGGGGGCGCTCATGGGGTACGGCGCGCGGATGCCCCGCGAGCTCCTGTTGTTCGCCAAGAACCTCGTGTTCCTCGACGCCGCGATCGCCACGCTGGCGCCCGACCTCGACCTCTTCGCCGAGATCATCCACATCTCGGGCTACTTCGCCGAGAACCACGGTTCCCGCCTCGCGGCGGAGGTGGGCATGCGCCCCGAGGACTACGAAGTCGACCTGACGGCCCTGAAGGGACAGTTCGGGGTGGATCCCGAGACCGAGCAGCTGAGCTACGCGGAGCTCCTCGAACGGCGCGAGTTGATCCGTCGTCGCCTCGGCTGA
- a CDS encoding DUF1501 domain-containing protein — MNKLLMVFLRGGADGLSLLIPTTDPAYNSLRPTLRIDGSEAPALDDTFALHPSAPRLHELYAAGSLAAVPAVGFTDQTRSHFTSQAALERSGGAAGTGWLGRHLATTATDGASPFRGIAVASVGVPPSLWGTGDALATPEPTAIELGVYRRGRARGTVTVSPSRLSPDPATLATVWGDTAGITAEGALAALDVLETVAADPIDAVADPAAFGTGATATAFAGASAVLAAGLGTEIVMVNVGGWDTHNAQGVGATGAFAGLVAGLDAALGEILGRHDDLTALVVTEFGRRVAENGSGGTDHGTGSVVLVAGNAVNGGVRGDWPGLDDLADGDVAPVNDLRAIQAEIAADLLGTPDLETVVGGGASLASLELIA, encoded by the coding sequence ATGAACAAGCTCCTGATGGTGTTCCTGCGCGGCGGGGCCGACGGGCTCAGCCTGCTGATCCCCACGACCGACCCCGCCTACAACTCGTTGCGGCCCACGCTGCGGATCGACGGTTCCGAGGCACCCGCGCTCGACGACACATTCGCTCTGCACCCTTCGGCGCCCCGCCTCCACGAGCTGTACGCGGCGGGTTCGCTCGCAGCGGTCCCAGCGGTCGGCTTCACCGACCAGACCCGCAGCCACTTCACCTCGCAGGCCGCACTCGAGAGATCGGGCGGTGCGGCCGGAACGGGTTGGCTCGGGCGCCACCTCGCCACGACCGCCACAGACGGCGCGTCGCCGTTCCGCGGGATCGCCGTTGCGTCCGTCGGTGTTCCCCCGTCGTTGTGGGGTACCGGCGACGCCCTGGCCACCCCCGAGCCCACTGCAATCGAGCTGGGCGTCTACCGGCGTGGCCGAGCGCGTGGCACCGTCACAGTGAGCCCCAGTCGGCTCAGCCCCGACCCCGCGACACTCGCCACGGTGTGGGGCGACACCGCCGGGATCACCGCCGAGGGTGCTCTCGCCGCGCTCGATGTCCTCGAAACCGTTGCCGCCGACCCGATCGACGCCGTCGCCGATCCGGCGGCCTTCGGAACCGGAGCGACCGCAACGGCTTTCGCCGGGGCGTCCGCCGTCCTCGCAGCCGGGCTCGGCACGGAGATCGTCATGGTGAACGTGGGCGGGTGGGACACACACAACGCTCAGGGGGTTGGCGCGACCGGCGCGTTCGCCGGCCTCGTGGCCGGCCTCGACGCCGCCCTCGGCGAGATTCTCGGACGCCACGACGACCTGACAGCGCTCGTGGTCACCGAGTTCGGGCGACGTGTCGCGGAGAACGGCTCGGGGGGAACCGACCACGGGACCGGCTCGGTCGTCCTGGTCGCAGGCAACGCTGTCAACGGCGGCGTCCGCGGCGACTGGCCCGGACTCGACGATCTCGCCGACGGCGACGTGGCACCGGTCAACGACCTCCGGGCGATCCAGGCCGAGATCGCCGCCGACCTACTCGGCACACCCGACCTCGAGACGGTCGTCGGTGGCGGCGCCTCCCTCGCATCTCTGGAACTCATCGCCTGA
- a CDS encoding NAD-glutamate dehydrogenase, protein MRSSDQQVTDALIDAVVELGRSRDRSLGGDRIEAMLRAYYGRASHLDLDGKSPADLYGATIRHLRLGDSRRVGETRVRAYNPQAGDDGWQTSHSVIDVVTDDMPFLVDSVTAVMNHRNLAVHVLFHPMVEVSRDDEGRIIGLDADEGGAAESFLHYEVDRVDADELATLETEVRSVLADVRATYTDWQPMRTRALELAAELEAEHPGTVDAADIAAATEFLRWMADDNFTFIGYREYDFVDGDDLTCLSSVPGTGLGVMRSAAPSRQDLSQFPAEVAELARRPFLLNLTKTNEIATVHRPVRLDYVGVKRVDGDGRVTGERRFIGLYTSVVYNRPTNSIPVVRDKVAAVLRRAGFRAGTHDASHLANILEQFPRDELFQISTDDLEEICRGILDLRDRREVRLFVRPDSYGRFLSCLVFVPRDRHSTDVRLRIQEILLEAYAGTHCEYSTEISDAPLARLHIVVHTPTRATAQLPDREAVQARLARVTQTWEDLLRRALISDSGEDRGLELFGRYRSAFPTAYTSEVLAETAVSHIARMEALDEHGLVAQIYEPLEARPGELRCELFRHGEPVTLSQILPLLHDLGAVVTDERPYQIAVAHDAHRWIYDIGIRFPTAIDQKARDRVEAAMLASWSGRADSDGFARLVTRAGLDWRQVVVVRAYARYLRQIGATYTVGYLQETLSRNPAAVAAIVALFEARFAPDLDNRDQLEQQASAHVDELIDNVASLDEDRILRSLAALVRATVRTNHHRVDTTAGSALALKLDPGRIPGMPRPVPAHEIFVFGPHVEGVHLRAGRVARGGLRWSDRRDDYRTEVLGLLKAQNVKNAVIVPVGAKGGFVAKQLPDGDREAVTAEVVRCYRSFISALLDVTDNREAGRIVPPEGIVRHDGDDSYLVVAADKGTATFSDTANEIATGRSFWLGDAFASGGSTGYDHKKLAITARGAWLSVERHFRELGIDVANESVTVIGVGDMSGDVFGNGMLRSPHLRLVAAFDHRHVFIDPQPDAAAGFAERSRLFALARSSWADYDTSTISAGGGVFERTAKSIEVSAPMAAALGAEPGHVTPNELIRMILRAPADLLWNGGIGTYVRATTETDRDVGDRSNDPVRIVAADLRVKVIGEGGNLGLTQRARIEFARSGGRINTDAIDNSGGVDCSDHEVNLKILLDDAVRTDDLTVRQRNELLARMADEVCELVLDDNDGQLDALVAARTQAAGMTEVHIRHLRNLSETVGLDRDLEALPDDEELARRRTDGTGLTQPELAVMLAYTKNQLTAALIESDLPDDAAFDDLLLDYFPREIRENHARRVLGHPLRRELVATQATNHLVNRGGPTMVRRLAEETGASVAAITRAHRAAWEVFELEGLWRAVRGLDNAVPASIQVDMHLEIKRLGERAARWFLRGSTGAPDVAAIIAAHAEPARRLTGVLADLLVGSDLSEHRSATTLLTDAGVPADLAATVAGLGLAFGILDLAGVAQRTATDLREVAEIYFLLDERLDLGWLRRHIVALPRDDHWQSRARSALRDDFYREHAALTAAVTEATSGNGDAASRVEHWVSANPAGVGRCRATFSDIKASGSQDLARVSIALRELRELTPSL, encoded by the coding sequence ATGCGCAGCTCGGATCAACAGGTCACCGACGCACTCATCGACGCCGTCGTCGAATTGGGCCGGTCACGTGACCGCTCTCTGGGCGGCGACCGGATCGAGGCGATGCTGCGGGCCTACTACGGGAGGGCTTCGCACCTCGACCTCGACGGAAAGTCCCCCGCCGACCTCTACGGCGCCACGATCCGCCACCTCCGCCTCGGCGACAGTCGGCGCGTCGGCGAGACGAGGGTCCGGGCCTACAACCCGCAGGCCGGCGACGACGGCTGGCAGACCAGCCACAGCGTGATCGACGTGGTGACGGACGACATGCCGTTCCTGGTCGACTCCGTGACGGCGGTGATGAACCACCGCAACCTGGCCGTCCACGTCCTGTTCCATCCGATGGTGGAGGTATCGCGCGACGACGAGGGTCGCATCATCGGACTCGACGCGGACGAAGGCGGTGCCGCCGAGTCGTTCCTGCACTACGAGGTCGACCGTGTCGACGCCGACGAGTTGGCGACGCTCGAGACCGAGGTGCGTTCGGTACTCGCCGACGTGCGGGCCACCTACACCGACTGGCAGCCGATGCGTACACGGGCTCTCGAGCTCGCCGCCGAGCTGGAGGCCGAACACCCGGGGACCGTCGACGCCGCCGACATCGCGGCCGCCACCGAGTTCCTCCGCTGGATGGCCGACGACAACTTCACCTTCATCGGCTACCGCGAGTACGACTTCGTCGACGGCGACGACCTCACGTGCCTCAGCTCGGTGCCGGGGACCGGCCTCGGCGTGATGCGGTCCGCCGCGCCGTCACGCCAGGACCTGTCGCAGTTCCCCGCCGAGGTCGCCGAGCTCGCACGCCGACCCTTCCTGTTGAACCTCACCAAGACCAACGAGATCGCAACCGTGCACCGTCCGGTCCGTCTGGACTACGTCGGCGTCAAACGGGTGGACGGAGACGGTCGGGTCACCGGCGAGCGCCGCTTCATCGGCCTCTACACGTCGGTCGTCTACAACCGACCGACCAACTCGATCCCCGTGGTCCGCGACAAGGTGGCGGCCGTTCTGCGACGGGCCGGATTCCGCGCCGGAACCCACGACGCGAGCCACCTCGCCAACATCCTCGAGCAGTTCCCCCGCGACGAGCTGTTCCAGATCTCCACCGACGACCTCGAGGAGATCTGCCGCGGGATTCTCGACCTCCGTGACCGCCGCGAGGTCAGGCTGTTCGTGAGGCCCGATTCCTATGGCCGCTTCCTGTCGTGTCTCGTCTTCGTCCCCCGTGACAGGCACTCCACCGACGTCCGCCTCCGGATCCAGGAGATCCTCCTGGAGGCCTACGCGGGCACACACTGCGAGTACTCGACGGAGATCTCCGACGCGCCACTGGCCCGCCTCCACATCGTCGTGCACACTCCGACGCGGGCGACAGCCCAACTCCCCGACCGCGAGGCGGTGCAGGCGCGCCTGGCGAGAGTCACACAGACATGGGAGGACCTGCTGCGCCGGGCGCTGATCAGCGACTCGGGCGAAGACCGCGGCCTCGAACTCTTCGGTCGGTACCGGTCGGCCTTTCCCACGGCCTACACGAGCGAGGTGCTCGCCGAGACAGCGGTGAGCCACATCGCCCGGATGGAGGCACTCGACGAGCACGGCCTCGTCGCACAGATCTACGAACCCCTCGAAGCTCGTCCCGGCGAGCTCCGCTGCGAACTGTTCCGACACGGTGAACCGGTCACGCTCTCACAGATCCTTCCGCTACTCCATGACCTCGGCGCGGTCGTAACCGATGAACGCCCTTACCAGATCGCCGTCGCCCATGATGCTCACCGCTGGATCTACGACATCGGGATCCGCTTCCCGACGGCGATCGATCAGAAGGCCCGCGACCGCGTGGAGGCGGCGATGCTCGCCTCGTGGTCCGGGCGCGCCGACAGCGACGGCTTCGCCCGACTGGTCACGCGGGCCGGACTCGACTGGCGCCAGGTGGTCGTGGTGCGTGCCTACGCGCGCTACCTACGCCAGATCGGAGCCACCTACACGGTGGGCTATCTCCAGGAGACGCTGAGCCGCAATCCGGCCGCGGTGGCCGCCATCGTCGCGCTCTTCGAGGCGCGCTTCGCCCCCGACCTCGACAACCGTGACCAACTGGAGCAGCAGGCCTCCGCACACGTCGACGAGTTGATCGACAACGTCGCCAGCCTCGACGAGGACAGGATCCTACGCTCGCTCGCCGCGCTCGTACGTGCCACGGTCCGCACGAACCATCACCGCGTCGACACCACCGCTGGTTCGGCTCTGGCGCTGAAGCTGGACCCGGGACGGATCCCCGGCATGCCCCGCCCCGTCCCTGCGCACGAGATCTTCGTGTTCGGTCCCCACGTCGAAGGCGTCCATCTGCGGGCCGGCCGCGTCGCCCGTGGCGGACTGCGCTGGTCGGACCGCCGCGACGACTACCGCACAGAGGTACTCGGGCTGCTGAAGGCCCAGAACGTCAAGAACGCCGTCATCGTCCCCGTCGGGGCGAAGGGCGGGTTCGTGGCGAAACAACTGCCCGACGGCGACCGCGAGGCCGTCACCGCGGAGGTGGTCCGCTGCTACCGCTCCTTCATCTCAGCGCTACTCGACGTGACCGACAACCGCGAGGCCGGTCGGATCGTCCCGCCAGAAGGCATCGTCCGCCATGACGGCGACGACTCGTACCTCGTCGTCGCAGCCGACAAGGGCACCGCCACCTTCTCCGACACGGCCAACGAGATCGCCACCGGGCGTAGCTTCTGGCTCGGTGACGCTTTCGCGTCGGGAGGCTCGACGGGCTACGACCACAAGAAGCTCGCCATCACCGCACGCGGGGCGTGGCTCTCCGTCGAGCGCCACTTCCGCGAACTCGGCATCGACGTGGCCAACGAGAGCGTGACGGTCATCGGCGTGGGTGACATGTCCGGCGACGTGTTCGGCAACGGGATGTTGAGATCACCCCACCTCCGCCTGGTGGCGGCCTTCGATCACCGCCACGTCTTCATCGACCCGCAGCCCGATGCGGCTGCGGGATTCGCGGAACGCAGTCGTCTCTTCGCTCTCGCCCGGTCGAGCTGGGCTGATTACGACACGTCGACGATCTCGGCAGGCGGAGGGGTGTTCGAACGCACGGCGAAGTCCATCGAGGTGAGCGCACCGATGGCGGCGGCACTCGGTGCCGAGCCCGGGCACGTCACACCGAACGAACTGATCCGGATGATTCTGCGTGCCCCTGCGGACCTGCTCTGGAATGGCGGAATCGGCACCTACGTGCGGGCCACCACCGAAACCGACCGCGACGTCGGTGACCGCTCCAACGATCCCGTCCGCATCGTGGCGGCCGACCTGCGAGTCAAGGTCATCGGCGAAGGCGGGAACCTCGGCCTCACCCAGCGGGCACGCATCGAGTTCGCCCGCAGCGGCGGCCGGATCAACACCGACGCGATCGACAACTCGGGTGGCGTCGACTGCTCGGACCACGAGGTGAACCTCAAGATCCTCCTGGACGACGCTGTCCGCACCGATGACCTCACGGTGCGTCAGCGCAACGAGCTCCTTGCCCGAATGGCCGACGAGGTCTGCGAACTGGTCCTGGACGACAACGATGGACAGCTCGACGCGCTCGTCGCGGCCCGCACCCAGGCCGCCGGCATGACCGAGGTGCACATCCGCCATCTGCGCAACCTGAGCGAGACGGTCGGCCTCGACAGGGACCTCGAGGCGCTTCCCGACGACGAGGAACTCGCCCGGCGGCGCACCGACGGCACCGGCCTGACCCAACCGGAGCTGGCCGTCATGCTCGCCTACACCAAGAACCAGTTGACCGCTGCGCTGATCGAGTCCGACCTCCCCGATGACGCCGCTTTCGACGACCTGCTCCTGGACTACTTCCCCCGTGAGATCCGCGAGAACCACGCGCGCCGGGTGCTGGGTCATCCGCTTCGACGCGAGCTCGTCGCCACCCAGGCCACGAACCACCTCGTCAACCGGGGCGGGCCCACGATGGTCCGTCGTCTCGCGGAGGAGACGGGGGCCTCCGTCGCCGCCATCACCCGCGCCCACCGGGCCGCATGGGAGGTCTTCGAGCTCGAGGGACTGTGGCGGGCGGTGCGGGGACTCGACAACGCCGTGCCCGCTTCGATCCAGGTCGACATGCACCTCGAGATCAAGCGGCTCGGAGAGCGGGCGGCACGTTGGTTCCTCCGGGGCTCGACCGGGGCCCCCGACGTCGCTGCGATCATCGCGGCCCATGCCGAGCCCGCCCGCCGCCTCACCGGCGTCCTGGCGGACCTGCTGGTCGGCTCCGACCTCTCGGAGCACCGTTCCGCCACGACCTTGCTGACCGACGCCGGCGTGCCGGCGGACCTCGCCGCCACGGTCGCGGGACTGGGGCTCGCGTTCGGGATCCTCGACCTGGCCGGTGTCGCCCAGCGCACCGCCACCGATCTCCGCGAAGTGGCGGAGATCTACTTCCTGCTCGACGAACGCCTCGATCTCGGTTGGCTCCGGCGACACATCGTCGCGCTCCCCCGCGACGACCACTGGCAGTCGCGGGCCCGTTCGGCGCTGCGCGACGACTTCTACAGGGAGCACGCCGCCCTGACCGCCGCCGTCACCGAGGCGACCTCGGGCAACGGCGACGCCGCCTCACGGGTCGAACACTGGGTCTCGGCCAACCCTGCGGGGGTCGGACGCTGCAGGGCGACCTTCAGCGACATCAAGGCGAGCGGGTCCCAGGACCTCGCCCGGGTGTCCATCGCGCTACGCGAACTACGCGAACTCACACCTTCGCTCTGA